AAATGAGGGAGAAGATGAAACTGCACCTAACAGGAGACGTAACCTCCATAGTGGAAGGGCTTAATCTTGTAATGGAGAATTTAACGGTTCAACTTTCAGAGGATGGCTATCCAGTATATGTGAAACAGCGAAAGGGTCCATTGCATGTTATGAATCACAATGGCCAGGCGGAAATTAGCTTTGAGAAGCCTATTCACTTTTTTCGCGGCTTAGGATTATTCCTTGAACATTTTAGTAAAGAGACAGAGTTTGACTTGTCAGAGAATCCACAGTTTACAATGAGCGGTGTTATGTTGGATGCGTCTAGAAATGCAGTGCCAACACTTTCTGATGTAGAACAGCTGCTGCAAAAAATGGCTTTAATGGGACTAGATACCTTAATGCTATATACAGAGGATACGTACGAGGTAAAGGAACATCCTTATTTTGGATATATGCGGGGAAGATATTCGGCTGAGGAGTTAAAGGCATGTGATGACTATGCGGTGAAATTAGGGATTGAAATGATCCCTTGTATTCAATCACTGGGCCATTTACGGGAAGCGCTTAAATGGAATTATGCTTCCAATTTTAAAGACACAGATGACATTTTATTGGTTGATGAGCCAAAGACATATGAATTCTTGGAAAACTGTATAAGGGCAGCCTCTGAGCCTTTCCGTACCAAGCGTATTCATATCGGAATGGATGAAACGTTCCAGCTTGGCTTAGGGAAATATTTGGAGAAACATGGTTATGAGAATCATATTGATATCATGAATAGGCATTTGAAAAAGGTTGTTTCTATTACGGATAAGTATGATCTAAAACCGATGATCTGGAGCGATATGTACTTTCCGTTGTTTCAGGAAAACAGCAAATATCGAGATGAGTTCGGCAAGATTCCGGAAGACATACTAGCTTCCATCCCTGATGTAGAGCTTGTTTATTGGAATTATTATCGGAGAGAACAGGAAGTTTATGAGCAGGATTTTCAACACCATAAGCTGCTAGGTCAGACGCCGATTTTTGCCGGCGGTGCGTGGACATGGAATGGGATTGTCCCAAACTATGGCAAAGCTATTGCAACGACAGAGGCTGCTATGGCTGCGTGTAAAAAAGAGGGCATTAAAGAAGTGTTTGTTACACTGTGGGGCGACAATGGAGCCGAAACACCATTCTCTACATCATTGCCGATCTTACAATTATTTGCAGAGCACACCTACCATAAGGAAGTCACACTTGAACAAACAGCGAAGCGCTATTCCTTCTGTGGTGAAGGAAACTTTGAGGATTTCATGGTCTTGAAGAAGTTGGATGAAACCCCTGGCGTCATGAAGGACAATATGAATACATCA
This genomic stretch from Neobacillus niacini harbors:
- a CDS encoding beta-N-acetylhexosaminidase, whose protein sequence is MKLHLTGDVTSIVEGLNLVMENLTVQLSEDGYPVYVKQRKGPLHVMNHNGQAEISFEKPIHFFRGLGLFLEHFSKETEFDLSENPQFTMSGVMLDASRNAVPTLSDVEQLLQKMALMGLDTLMLYTEDTYEVKEHPYFGYMRGRYSAEELKACDDYAVKLGIEMIPCIQSLGHLREALKWNYASNFKDTDDILLVDEPKTYEFLENCIRAASEPFRTKRIHIGMDETFQLGLGKYLEKHGYENHIDIMNRHLKKVVSITDKYDLKPMIWSDMYFPLFQENSKYRDEFGKIPEDILASIPDVELVYWNYYRREQEVYEQDFQHHKLLGQTPIFAGGAWTWNGIVPNYGKAIATTEAAMAACKKEGIKEVFVTLWGDNGAETPFSTSLPILQLFAEHTYHKEVTLEQTAKRYSFCGEGNFEDFMVLKKLDETPGVMKDNMNTSMTSKVLLYQDILIGLYDENSKGLSLGEHYEKLVSEIEKAKYNNPKWESLFDFYEQLARVLSVKAEIGIKIKEVYDRKDYEQMKSFLKELDWIQTNVNLLRQKHRKIWFESYKPFGWEVIDIRYGGVITRIDSVKYRIQEWLAGRITAIEELEEERLRHDGPWEIVDGLVGGNVYHRIVTAGNFSL